CTCGGAACAAGTTAACCGCACCATTCGTATTTTCACGCCTGACGCTTACCAATTTCAACCAGATAAGCGATTCCCGGTGCTGTATATGTTCGACGGACAAAACATTTTTTCTCATCCCGAATCTGCTTTGTACGATACTTGGTGTGCCAATACAACTTTAGAAAATCTAGCATCGCAAAAAATTATTGAACCTTGGATTATTGTAGGAATCGACCACTTACCAAACAGACTAGAAGAATATTCTCCTGGTATAGGAGGTCGCGCTAATTTAACAGGGGAATTCTTAGTTAATCATTTAAAACCATTAATCGATAAAACTTATCGGACACTACCGGAAACTTATAATACTGCTGTAATGGGTGCTAGTTTAGGCGGCTTATTTTCTCTATATTTAGGCAAAACCTATCCGCAAATCTTCGGTCGCATTGGCGGGATTTCTCCCGCGCTGATGTTGGGTGGTAATCAGATGTTTGAATATTGGGATAAACACACTCATCAATGGTCAAAAATTCTCTTGCACGTTGGTAGCAAAGAACAATACTCATTTTATGGAGTTTGGTTAGATTACGTGCCTGTTACCAAAGACTTTTATCATCATTTGAAAAAGCTCGGTTATGCCGATTATGAATTACACTTTGTGCTAGCAGAAGGTGATATTCACCATGAAACATCTTGGCAAAAACGCTTACCTAATATTATGACTTGGTTGCTAGAACCAGCACAGGGGATTTAATTTGGAAAAATTTACGATTTTTAAAGAAGGTTAACCATAATTTTTGCATTCAATATTCAAAACAAAGTAATGAAAACATTTCCCATCCTTTCCAAGTCTTTCACTATTTACAAATAACGAATGTGAACGAGATAATGACAAATACTAGAAAATCGTGCATATCTTA
This genomic interval from Leptolyngbyaceae cyanobacterium contains the following:
- a CDS encoding alpha/beta hydrolase-fold protein, whose translation is MGNIKIIRDFFSFSEQVNRTIRIFTPDAYQFQPDKRFPVLYMFDGQNIFSHPESALYDTWCANTTLENLASQKIIEPWIIVGIDHLPNRLEEYSPGIGGRANLTGEFLVNHLKPLIDKTYRTLPETYNTAVMGASLGGLFSLYLGKTYPQIFGRIGGISPALMLGGNQMFEYWDKHTHQWSKILLHVGSKEQYSFYGVWLDYVPVTKDFYHHLKKLGYADYELHFVLAEGDIHHETSWQKRLPNIMTWLLEPAQGI